The Streptomyces sp. NBC_00162 genome window below encodes:
- a CDS encoding beta-galactosidase produces the protein MIPHAGAGTRVHAEVRELGRELALVPELAGTRIRNEVAILFDWDNWWALELDSHPSDGVRCLDRVLDHYSPLFEAGVGIDLVHPAADLSPYKLLVLPSHYLLSAVNAERIRTFVADGGSLLASFFTGIVDEHDRVHTGGRPDALDDVLGVRVEEFWPAAADEAVPLRSPDADADAPAPPPASLWREDVKLTGARAELLFAGPDWDDDRPAVTVHTRGGGTARYIATRPDPVTMRAITDRSLADAGVAPFCPACPPASRRRSAAARITTSSSCSTTPRTPMR, from the coding sequence ATGATCCCGCACGCGGGGGCCGGGACGCGGGTGCACGCCGAGGTGCGTGAGCTGGGCCGCGAACTGGCCCTGGTGCCCGAGCTGGCCGGCACGCGCATCCGCAACGAGGTCGCGATCCTGTTCGACTGGGACAACTGGTGGGCGCTCGAACTCGACTCGCATCCCTCGGACGGCGTGCGCTGCCTCGACCGCGTCCTCGACCACTACTCACCCCTGTTCGAAGCGGGCGTCGGCATCGACCTCGTACATCCCGCCGCGGACCTCTCGCCGTACAAACTGCTCGTGCTGCCCAGCCACTACCTGCTGTCGGCCGTGAACGCCGAGCGGATACGCACCTTCGTGGCGGACGGGGGATCCCTCCTCGCCTCGTTCTTCACCGGGATCGTCGACGAGCACGACCGCGTGCACACGGGCGGCCGGCCCGACGCGCTGGACGACGTACTGGGCGTACGGGTCGAGGAGTTCTGGCCGGCCGCGGCCGATGAGGCGGTTCCGCTCCGCTCCCCGGACGCGGACGCGGACGCCCCCGCGCCCCCGCCGGCGTCGCTGTGGCGCGAGGACGTGAAGCTCACCGGCGCCCGCGCCGAACTCCTCTTCGCCGGACCCGACTGGGACGACGACCGCCCCGCGGTCACGGTGCACACCCGCGGCGGGGGAACGGCCCGCTACATCGCCACCCGCCCCGATCCCGTCACGATGCGGGCCATCACCGACCGCTCACTCGCCGACGCGGGAGTCGCCCCCTTCTGCCCGGCCTGCCCACCGGCGTCCAGGCGACGATCCGCCGCGGCGCGGATCACGACGTCCTCATCCTGCTCAACCACACCGAGGACACCCATGAGGTGA
- a CDS encoding LacI family DNA-binding transcriptional regulator, whose translation MADVAAMAGVSAQTVSRVVNATARVDDATRDRVVRAVRMLGYRPNTAARALATGKFRTIGVISFDLTAHGNARTLDSIVSAVQSTEYSVNVVVPQAQTEEAVLEAFRRLSGHAVDGVIVNEAQILAGSLMIPLGLPVVVVDGGDDHRYPGVHTDHAAGAEIAVNHLLGLGHTTVWHLAGPQDSHPARRRAEAWQRALQAAGAPVPPAVHGDWSAESGYRAGRELAGRPEVTAVFAANDQMALGLVRALREAGRSVPEDVSVIGFDNIAESAYFLPPLTTVDQDLSRVGAACVHRLLSQIEGAAPTDSSVVSVMPTLVERDSAAPPRI comes from the coding sequence ATGGCGGATGTCGCGGCCATGGCAGGAGTCTCGGCGCAGACCGTCTCCCGCGTGGTCAACGCGACCGCCCGCGTCGACGACGCGACCCGCGATCGGGTCGTCCGGGCCGTCCGCATGCTCGGGTACCGCCCCAACACCGCGGCCCGGGCGCTGGCCACCGGCAAGTTCCGGACGATCGGCGTCATCAGCTTCGACCTCACGGCGCACGGAAACGCACGCACGCTGGATTCGATCGTCTCCGCCGTGCAGTCCACCGAGTACTCGGTCAACGTGGTCGTCCCGCAGGCGCAGACCGAGGAGGCGGTGCTCGAAGCGTTCCGGAGGCTGAGCGGTCATGCGGTCGACGGGGTCATCGTGAACGAGGCGCAGATCCTGGCCGGTTCGCTGATGATCCCCCTGGGGCTGCCGGTCGTGGTCGTCGACGGCGGCGACGACCACCGCTACCCCGGCGTGCACACCGACCATGCGGCCGGTGCGGAGATCGCCGTGAACCACCTGCTGGGGCTCGGTCACACCACGGTGTGGCACCTGGCCGGCCCACAGGACTCCCACCCCGCGCGCCGCCGCGCCGAGGCATGGCAGCGTGCCCTCCAGGCCGCGGGCGCACCTGTCCCGCCGGCCGTCCACGGTGACTGGAGTGCCGAGAGCGGATACCGGGCAGGCCGGGAACTCGCCGGCCGGCCGGAGGTCACCGCGGTGTTCGCCGCCAACGACCAGATGGCGCTCGGGCTGGTCCGGGCGCTGCGCGAGGCGGGGCGTTCGGTTCCGGAGGACGTGAGCGTGATCGGGTTCGACAACATCGCCGAATCCGCCTACTTCCTCCCGCCGCTGACCACCGTGGACCAGGACCTCTCCCGGGTCGGTGCGGCCTGCGTGCACCGGCTCCTGAGCCAGATCGAGGGCGCCGCGCCGACGGACTCGTCCGTCGTGTCGGTCATGCCGACCCTGGTGGAGCGTGACAGCGCGGCGCCGCCGCGGATCTGA
- a CDS encoding carbohydrate ABC transporter permease has product MKRGAVRRNLTAHAFLLPFLCVFVIGVVAPLAYSVNLSLYQERMIGGMVFTGLDNYTKAFKDNLFHAGLGRVALFFAIQVPLMLGLALVAALAIDSGRLRAPGLFRIGIFVPYAVPGVVAALMWGYLYGDRFGLAGEIGDLLHIEVPDLLSESWMLASIGNIVTWSYVGYNMLILYAALRSIPEELYEAAEVDGAGAVRKAFSIKLPALRPALLLATTFSVIGSFQLFNEPSVLQSLAPAAVSTNYTPNMYAYSLAFDGRQFNYSAAVAVLLGLVTVIVAYAVQRTTARRERML; this is encoded by the coding sequence GTGAAACGCGGCGCCGTCCGGCGCAACCTCACCGCCCACGCGTTCCTCCTGCCGTTCCTCTGCGTCTTCGTCATCGGGGTCGTCGCCCCGCTGGCGTACTCGGTCAACCTGAGCCTCTATCAGGAACGCATGATCGGCGGGATGGTCTTCACCGGGCTGGACAACTACACCAAGGCGTTCAAGGACAATCTGTTCCATGCCGGCCTCGGCCGCGTCGCACTCTTCTTCGCGATCCAGGTGCCGCTCATGCTCGGCCTCGCGCTGGTGGCCGCCCTCGCGATCGACAGTGGGCGGCTGCGTGCGCCAGGGCTGTTCCGGATCGGCATCTTCGTCCCCTACGCCGTTCCCGGTGTGGTCGCGGCCCTCATGTGGGGCTACCTGTACGGCGACCGCTTCGGCCTGGCCGGCGAGATCGGCGACCTGTTGCACATCGAGGTGCCCGACCTGCTCTCCGAGAGCTGGATGCTCGCGTCGATCGGCAACATCGTCACGTGGTCGTACGTCGGCTACAACATGCTGATCCTCTACGCGGCGCTGCGCTCCATCCCCGAGGAGCTGTACGAGGCGGCCGAGGTCGACGGCGCCGGAGCCGTCCGCAAGGCGTTCAGCATCAAACTGCCGGCCCTGCGCCCCGCCCTGCTGCTGGCCACGACGTTCTCGGTGATCGGCAGCTTCCAGCTCTTCAACGAGCCGAGCGTGCTGCAGTCCCTGGCGCCTGCCGCCGTCTCCACGAACTACACCCCCAACATGTACGCCTACAGCCTCGCCTTCGACGGGCGCCAGTTCAACTACTCGGCCGCCGTCGCGGTGCTGCTCGGCCTGGTGACCGTGATCGTCGCGTACGCGGTCCAGCGCACGACCGCCCGAAGGGAGCGCATGCTGTGA
- a CDS encoding carbohydrate ABC transporter permease: protein MTAAAPRRRRPGRSTALTVAMGLMLAYTLIPLLWLAISATKSNQTLFDSPGLWFGDGFHLFDNVRDVFTYDDGIYLRWFGNTLLYAVVGAGGASVIATMGGYALAKYAFAGRRVLSALVIGAISIPASALAVPTYLLFSDMGIVNTPWAVLLPSLASPFGLYLMRVYASEAVPDAMLEAARIDGAGELRIFLTISLRLLAPGFVTVLLFTLVATWNNYFLPLIVLNDPELFPLTVGLRQWDSLAQGGAGAGAIPILPLVITGSLLAIVPLIVAFLFLQRFWQSGLAAGGVKQ, encoded by the coding sequence GTGACCGCCGCCGCACCCCGCCGGCGCCGTCCGGGCAGGTCCACCGCCTTGACCGTGGCGATGGGCCTGATGCTCGCGTACACACTGATCCCCTTGCTCTGGCTCGCGATCAGCGCGACGAAGTCCAACCAGACCCTGTTCGACTCGCCCGGCCTGTGGTTCGGGGACGGCTTCCACCTGTTCGACAACGTCCGGGACGTCTTCACCTACGACGACGGGATATACCTGCGCTGGTTCGGCAACACCCTGCTCTACGCGGTGGTCGGGGCGGGCGGAGCCTCGGTCATCGCGACGATGGGCGGGTACGCACTGGCCAAGTACGCGTTCGCGGGCCGCCGGGTGCTGTCCGCCCTCGTCATCGGGGCGATCTCGATCCCGGCGTCCGCACTCGCGGTCCCGACGTACCTGCTGTTCAGTGACATGGGCATCGTCAACACACCGTGGGCGGTCCTCCTGCCCTCCCTCGCCAGTCCTTTCGGGCTCTATCTGATGCGGGTGTACGCGTCCGAGGCCGTTCCGGACGCGATGCTGGAGGCCGCACGCATCGACGGAGCCGGAGAACTGCGGATCTTCCTCACCATCTCGCTGCGCCTGCTGGCTCCCGGATTCGTCACGGTGCTGCTGTTCACGCTCGTCGCCACCTGGAACAACTACTTCCTGCCGCTGATCGTGCTCAACGACCCCGAGCTGTTCCCCCTCACGGTGGGGCTGCGCCAGTGGGACTCGCTCGCACAGGGCGGCGCCGGCGCGGGTGCCATACCGATCCTCCCTCTGGTGATCACCGGCAGCCTGCTGGCGATCGTCCCGCTGATCGTCGCGTTCCTCTTCCTCCAGCGGTTCTGGCAGTCGGGGCTGGCCGCCGGCGGCGTCAAGCAGTAG
- a CDS encoding ABC transporter substrate-binding protein encodes MSRFLRLSALTRTLTAGTLAALTLSLTACGGGSGTSDGGRKADPAAVRAALDEPAEITFWTWVPNIDKTVALFEKKYPKVKVNLVNAGRSKDEYTKLTTTLKAGEGAPDVVQIEYFALPQFAMTKSLANLSDYGSAGLKDKFADSAWSQVSLAGGIYGIPQDTGPMAMFYRKDILDRFGAKPPATWEEYSALAKKIRDTDPSVHITYVDPGDAGTSNSLIWDFGGKPYTVNGATDVTVDLKDDAGAKAYADTWGPLIENKLVDSTTSWNDEWWKSMSSGKYATWLAGAWAPAVLEQNIPQSRGQWSVAPMPGGASAENGGSSVAVTTHAKNKEASVAFAQWMGSDPEAVRSLNSEVGLFPATKVLLDDPGFRGSEVPFFPGSKPNEIFADMSKAVRPGWQYLPFQVYANSVFKDSVGQALQPGGNLPGALATWQERVKTYGKEQGFTIK; translated from the coding sequence ATGAGCAGGTTCCTGCGGCTGTCGGCTCTCACCCGCACCCTCACCGCGGGCACGCTCGCGGCCCTCACCCTCTCCCTCACCGCATGTGGCGGCGGCTCCGGCACCTCCGACGGTGGCCGGAAGGCCGACCCCGCGGCCGTGCGGGCCGCACTGGACGAGCCCGCCGAGATCACCTTCTGGACCTGGGTCCCGAACATCGACAAGACGGTCGCGCTGTTCGAGAAGAAGTACCCGAAGGTCAAGGTCAACCTCGTCAACGCGGGCCGCTCCAAGGACGAGTACACCAAGCTGACCACCACGCTCAAGGCGGGCGAGGGCGCCCCCGACGTCGTGCAGATCGAATACTTCGCACTCCCCCAGTTCGCGATGACCAAATCCCTGGCCAACCTCTCCGACTACGGCTCGGCCGGCCTGAAGGACAAGTTCGCCGACTCGGCCTGGTCCCAGGTGAGCCTCGCGGGTGGGATCTACGGCATACCCCAGGACACCGGGCCGATGGCGATGTTCTACCGCAAGGACATCCTCGACCGGTTCGGTGCGAAGCCGCCGGCCACGTGGGAGGAGTACAGCGCGCTCGCCAAGAAGATCCGCGACACCGATCCGAGCGTCCACATCACGTACGTGGACCCCGGCGACGCGGGCACCTCCAACAGCCTGATCTGGGACTTCGGCGGCAAGCCGTACACCGTGAACGGCGCCACCGACGTCACGGTCGATCTCAAGGACGACGCCGGCGCCAAGGCCTACGCCGACACCTGGGGCCCGCTGATCGAGAACAAGCTGGTGGACTCCACCACGAGCTGGAACGACGAGTGGTGGAAGTCCATGTCCTCCGGGAAGTACGCGACTTGGCTGGCCGGCGCGTGGGCGCCCGCGGTACTGGAGCAGAACATCCCGCAGAGCAGGGGCCAGTGGTCGGTCGCCCCCATGCCGGGCGGTGCCAGCGCGGAGAACGGCGGCTCGTCGGTCGCGGTCACCACGCACGCGAAGAACAAGGAGGCGTCGGTCGCCTTCGCCCAGTGGATGGGCTCCGACCCGGAAGCCGTCCGGTCCCTCAACTCCGAGGTCGGCCTGTTCCCCGCGACCAAGGTGCTGCTCGACGACCCCGGCTTCCGCGGCTCCGAGGTGCCGTTCTTCCCCGGCAGCAAGCCGAACGAGATCTTCGCCGACATGTCGAAGGCGGTGCGGCCCGGCTGGCAGTACCTGCCGTTCCAGGTGTACGCGAACAGCGTCTTCAAGGACTCCGTCGGCCAGGCCCTCCAGCCCGGCGGGAACCTGCCCGGCGCGCTGGCCACCTGGCAGGAGCGGGTGAAGACGTACGGGAAGGAACAAGGGTTCACCATCAAGTAG
- the galT gene encoding galactose-1-phosphate uridylyltransferase, with protein MKKTLAKLADGRELIYFDTDESAARDAPDLRPLDRVRSHPELRRDEATGDWITIASHRQDRTYRPPAGACPLCPSRDGRLSEIPAADYEVAVFENRFPSLAGGAGRCEVVCFTPEHEARFADLTPAAARLVLDAWTDRTAELSALEGVEQVYCFENRGAEIGVTLAHPHGQIYAFPFATPRTAKMTAAAAAHRAATGRNLFEDLLSGARAATERVVTAGEHWTAFVPYAARWPYEVHLYPHRRVPDLTCLTEAERAEFPGIYLDLLRRFDRLFLLPGQEERAAPAPYISAWHQAPRTEGAELALHLELFTVRRTPDKLKFLAGTESGMEAFMNDVAPETAARQLREARS; from the coding sequence GTGAAGAAGACCCTCGCGAAACTCGCGGACGGCCGCGAACTGATCTACTTCGACACCGACGAGAGCGCCGCGCGCGATGCGCCCGACCTGCGCCCGCTGGACCGCGTGCGCAGCCACCCGGAACTGCGGCGGGACGAGGCGACCGGTGACTGGATCACGATCGCCTCCCACCGGCAGGACCGCACCTACCGGCCGCCCGCCGGGGCATGTCCGCTCTGTCCCTCCCGGGACGGCCGGCTCAGTGAAATCCCCGCCGCCGACTACGAGGTGGCCGTCTTCGAGAACCGCTTCCCCTCCCTCGCCGGCGGCGCCGGACGCTGCGAGGTCGTGTGCTTCACCCCGGAGCACGAGGCACGCTTCGCCGACCTCACCCCGGCCGCCGCCCGCCTGGTTCTGGACGCGTGGACCGACCGCACCGCGGAGCTCTCCGCGCTCGAGGGCGTGGAGCAGGTGTACTGCTTCGAGAACCGGGGCGCCGAGATCGGGGTGACCCTCGCCCACCCGCACGGCCAGATCTACGCCTTCCCCTTCGCCACCCCGCGCACCGCCAAGATGACCGCCGCCGCGGCCGCCCACCGCGCCGCCACCGGACGCAACCTCTTCGAGGACCTCCTCTCCGGCGCCCGTGCCGCCACCGAGCGGGTGGTGACGGCCGGGGAGCACTGGACCGCCTTCGTGCCCTACGCCGCCCGCTGGCCGTACGAGGTGCACCTCTACCCGCACCGCCGCGTCCCCGACCTGACCTGCCTGACCGAGGCGGAGCGGGCCGAGTTCCCGGGCATCTACCTCGACCTGCTGCGCCGCTTCGACCGGCTGTTCCTCCTGCCCGGGCAGGAGGAGCGGGCGGCCCCCGCGCCGTACATCTCGGCCTGGCACCAGGCCCCCCGTACCGAGGGCGCGGAACTGGCCCTGCACCTGGAACTGTTCACGGTCCGCCGGACCCCGGACAAGCTCAAGTTCCTCGCCGGGACGGAGTCCGGGATGGAAGCCTTCATGAACGACGTGGCCCCCGAGACGGCCGCGCGGCAGCTGCGGGAGGCCCGGTCGTGA
- a CDS encoding DeoR/GlpR family DNA-binding transcription regulator — MAEQTAQLAHQRRALILDAVRRDGAVRVADLVGQLGVSDMTIRRDLDALARRGVVEKVYGGAVAPAGASGHEPGFDEKSDLEGDAKAAIADTAATLVEPGSVVAISGGTTAHAVAARLLGVPRLTIVTNSLPVAELVRAAGRDGRAGAPTLLLTGGSPTPSAALVGPLADLVIGSLHVDLLVLGAHGVAEEAGLTTPNLMEAQTNRALVASARRVAVVADHTKWGVVGLSGFAALDQADWFVTDAGMPAPARAVLTETVGELLVAGEEH, encoded by the coding sequence GTGGCCGAGCAGACTGCCCAACTGGCCCACCAGCGACGCGCGCTCATCCTGGACGCGGTCCGGCGCGACGGCGCGGTCCGGGTGGCGGACCTGGTCGGTCAGCTCGGTGTCTCGGACATGACCATCCGCCGGGACCTGGACGCCCTCGCCCGGCGCGGAGTCGTGGAGAAGGTCTACGGCGGGGCCGTCGCCCCGGCCGGGGCCAGCGGGCACGAGCCCGGATTCGACGAGAAGTCCGATCTGGAGGGGGACGCCAAGGCCGCCATCGCGGACACGGCCGCCACCCTGGTCGAACCGGGCAGCGTGGTCGCGATCTCGGGCGGCACCACCGCGCACGCGGTCGCCGCCCGGCTGCTCGGCGTCCCGCGGCTCACGATCGTCACCAACTCCCTTCCGGTGGCGGAGCTGGTGCGGGCCGCCGGCCGCGATGGCCGGGCCGGGGCCCCCACCCTGCTGCTCACCGGCGGCTCCCCCACCCCCTCGGCCGCGCTGGTCGGCCCGCTCGCCGATCTGGTGATCGGTTCCCTCCACGTGGACCTGCTCGTCCTCGGCGCGCACGGGGTGGCGGAGGAGGCCGGGCTGACCACCCCCAACCTCATGGAGGCCCAGACCAACCGGGCGCTGGTCGCCTCGGCACGGCGGGTCGCCGTCGTGGCCGACCACACCAAGTGGGGGGTGGTCGGGCTCAGCGGTTTCGCCGCACTCGATCAGGCCGACTGGTTCGTGACCGACGCGGGCATGCCTGCCCCCGCCCGCGCCGTCCTCACCGAGACGGTGGGTGAACTCCTCGTCGCGGGCGAGGAGCACTGA
- a CDS encoding NAD(P)/FAD-dependent oxidoreductase: protein MAARPVDADVLIAGAGPAGCAAAIVCAAGGLRTVLADRAAGPRARPGEALHPGVESLLRRLVPEGFDRVVGARHEGISVGWGRAPSFEPFGRDPDGPWRGFQVDRQGLDALLLERARGLGVDVRPSCRVLAPLLDGDAVVGAHTREAGPIRARTVIDATGSARWLGRALGVAPQVRSPRLLIQYGYAAGSCPTRDAAPAIVADGTGWTWTARVGATRYQWMRLDFVPVQRSRTWLPDEFARLTPQGTARAADVTWRLSPAAAGPGWFAVGDAAARLDPASSHGVLRALLSGWTAGCATAAALDGALDPREAAAMYQGWLHSGFEQDIARLAGMYAELGARGFG, encoded by the coding sequence GTGGCGGCTCGACCGGTCGATGCCGACGTCCTGATCGCGGGCGCGGGCCCGGCGGGATGCGCGGCCGCGATCGTCTGCGCGGCCGGCGGCCTGCGCACCGTACTCGCCGACCGCGCCGCCGGACCGCGGGCCCGGCCCGGCGAAGCGCTGCACCCGGGAGTCGAATCCCTGCTGCGGCGCCTCGTGCCCGAGGGCTTCGACCGGGTGGTGGGCGCCCGCCACGAAGGGATCTCGGTGGGCTGGGGCCGGGCACCGTCGTTCGAGCCGTTCGGCCGGGATCCGGACGGGCCGTGGCGCGGCTTCCAGGTGGACCGGCAGGGCCTGGACGCGCTGCTGCTCGAGCGAGCCCGCGGACTCGGCGTCGACGTCCGGCCGTCCTGCCGGGTCCTGGCACCGCTGCTGGACGGCGACGCCGTGGTGGGCGCCCACACCCGGGAGGCCGGACCGATCCGGGCGCGCACCGTCATCGATGCCACGGGCTCCGCCCGCTGGCTGGGCCGCGCGCTGGGCGTCGCCCCCCAGGTGCGGTCGCCGCGGCTGCTGATCCAGTACGGCTATGCCGCGGGCTCCTGCCCCACCCGGGACGCGGCGCCCGCGATCGTCGCCGACGGCACCGGCTGGACATGGACCGCGAGGGTCGGGGCGACGCGCTACCAGTGGATGAGGCTGGACTTCGTCCCCGTCCAGCGGTCCCGGACCTGGCTGCCCGACGAGTTCGCCCGCCTGACACCGCAGGGCACCGCCCGGGCCGCGGACGTGACCTGGCGGCTTTCCCCGGCGGCGGCCGGGCCGGGCTGGTTCGCCGTCGGCGACGCGGCCGCCCGGCTCGACCCGGCCTCCTCCCACGGCGTGCTGCGCGCCCTGCTCTCGGGCTGGACGGCGGGCTGCGCCACGGCTGCGGCGCTGGACGGCGCGCTGGATCCGCGCGAGGCGGCGGCGATGTACCAGGGCTGGCTGCACTCCGGCTTCGAGCAGGACATCGCACGCCTGGCGGGCATGTACGCCGAACTGGGCGCGCGCGGCTTCGGCTGA
- a CDS encoding twin-arginine translocation signal domain-containing protein produces the protein MVLSRRDLMQGAAAGGLLLGFPGLAAPFEASAAPAARPLLDRVGEVCARLAPKGWRSLLLAVSRGTLDIGAPDLAEALARPIADLDRTVPGFADFAPGLAVRGIEPGSPARSLLYHALASAEVLTDGEGRSLGAFPALAEIEAVEDYVYGVRPPTLDRLREIAGDNALGVVVLAVDYRAATGSVHGRHADLCFSRTGIARMGTVDPFYDARARQFTPADPKRPFVFRTVPQRFAPYIAMQVTGADSRLFGPRDTVSGDDERSFWVPLHKLFGGPECIEGLDLSVTLGSHLVNEKLKHMHLFLREQGYPTDWTGKALEQYPFVIRGERIASLLPPPRHGSGVLGPRPAPFANRARFRDQWLSFNVSSDLVGDPGILYFSSVQLIPGSLETEPTYLEGTAPDNDRRAPEYVNIRHRLNPDGSLDDLNLDPDMDRIIREGGYRAQHYIDFAGDGSVAVRCPQLEAEIDTFKPAFCSVAPPDFFPLVNQRDLVAWWREKVPAAVRAALWAVPPRPLSEFRFAGDIRLPSGFDIYDDTLTAVVGQPAPGEPVPRQLDADARGRYSGLPDSAAGVTDPGWEVSQGLVYNEPGLPLQRYMQSYSLGTPFLEDVKLCAALGSYWPAAAPDGTRTFTPLKDAPGFPYPWPTVVPLTDAEIGMEPVPGLGHVPWDGIRGPRLETVGGREAVVYQDIDRADYITTMDRLSAHLTARVDLAETKARVLAMESVYWSLGIHDPEFVTRFGDRAVIEILKAKSAWAVLSFRTAGPADPDLVAAQQATGGRLTGPHRYRVVIYRPGAETRHPTDIQKVVVQIEERVLAFTDGAAVLLSRDGGPWRLDRSMPTS, from the coding sequence GTGGTCCTCTCACGACGCGATCTGATGCAGGGCGCCGCGGCCGGCGGGCTCCTGCTCGGCTTCCCCGGGCTCGCCGCCCCCTTCGAGGCCTCGGCCGCTCCGGCCGCGCGACCGCTCCTCGACCGGGTCGGCGAGGTCTGCGCCCGGCTCGCCCCCAAGGGCTGGCGGTCCCTGCTGCTCGCCGTCTCCCGCGGCACCCTCGACATCGGCGCCCCCGATCTCGCCGAGGCCCTGGCCCGCCCGATCGCGGATCTCGACCGCACCGTACCGGGCTTCGCGGACTTCGCCCCGGGCCTTGCCGTCCGCGGGATCGAGCCCGGCAGTCCGGCCCGCAGCCTGCTCTACCACGCGCTCGCCTCGGCGGAGGTACTCACCGACGGGGAGGGGCGGTCGCTGGGCGCCTTTCCCGCCCTGGCCGAGATCGAGGCGGTGGAGGACTACGTCTACGGAGTCCGCCCGCCCACGCTCGACCGGCTGCGCGAGATCGCCGGCGACAACGCGCTGGGGGTCGTCGTCCTCGCGGTGGACTACCGGGCCGCGACCGGTTCCGTACACGGCCGCCACGCCGACCTGTGCTTCTCCCGCACGGGCATCGCCCGTATGGGCACCGTCGATCCGTTCTACGACGCCCGGGCACGGCAGTTCACTCCTGCGGACCCCAAGCGGCCGTTCGTCTTCCGTACGGTGCCGCAGCGCTTCGCCCCGTACATCGCGATGCAGGTCACCGGCGCCGACAGCCGCCTGTTCGGGCCGCGGGACACCGTGTCCGGCGACGACGAGCGCTCCTTCTGGGTGCCCCTGCACAAGCTCTTCGGCGGCCCCGAGTGCATCGAGGGCCTCGACCTCTCCGTCACGCTGGGCTCCCACCTGGTCAACGAGAAGCTCAAGCACATGCACTTGTTCCTGCGGGAGCAGGGCTATCCGACCGACTGGACCGGCAAGGCCCTGGAGCAGTACCCGTTCGTCATCCGCGGCGAGCGCATCGCCTCGCTCCTGCCGCCACCCCGGCACGGCTCGGGAGTCCTGGGCCCGCGCCCGGCGCCGTTCGCGAACCGCGCGCGGTTCAGGGACCAGTGGCTGAGCTTCAACGTGTCGAGCGACCTCGTGGGCGATCCGGGAATCCTCTACTTCTCCTCCGTGCAGCTCATCCCGGGATCGCTCGAGACCGAGCCGACCTATCTCGAAGGCACCGCCCCGGACAACGACCGCCGCGCGCCCGAGTACGTCAACATCCGGCACCGGCTCAACCCGGACGGATCCCTCGACGACCTGAACCTCGACCCGGACATGGACCGGATCATCCGGGAGGGCGGTTACCGGGCGCAGCACTACATCGACTTCGCCGGGGACGGGAGCGTGGCCGTGCGCTGCCCCCAGCTCGAAGCGGAGATCGACACGTTCAAGCCGGCGTTCTGCAGCGTGGCCCCGCCCGACTTCTTCCCCCTGGTCAACCAGCGTGACCTGGTGGCCTGGTGGCGGGAGAAGGTACCGGCGGCGGTCCGTGCCGCGCTGTGGGCGGTTCCGCCCCGGCCGCTGTCGGAGTTCCGGTTCGCCGGCGACATCAGACTGCCGTCCGGTTTCGACATCTACGACGACACGCTCACCGCGGTCGTCGGCCAGCCGGCGCCCGGCGAGCCGGTACCCCGGCAGCTCGACGCCGACGCCCGGGGGCGCTACTCGGGGCTGCCGGACTCGGCCGCCGGCGTCACCGACCCCGGCTGGGAGGTCAGCCAGGGGCTGGTCTACAACGAGCCGGGCCTGCCCCTGCAGCGGTACATGCAGTCGTACAGCCTCGGCACACCGTTCCTGGAGGACGTCAAGCTGTGCGCGGCGCTGGGCAGTTACTGGCCGGCGGCCGCGCCCGACGGCACGCGTACCTTCACGCCGCTCAAGGACGCCCCCGGGTTCCCGTACCCGTGGCCGACGGTCGTGCCGCTGACGGACGCCGAGATCGGCATGGAGCCCGTCCCCGGACTCGGCCACGTGCCCTGGGACGGCATCCGCGGGCCGCGGCTGGAGACGGTCGGCGGCCGGGAGGCGGTCGTCTACCAGGACATCGACCGCGCCGACTACATCACCACCATGGACCGGCTCTCCGCCCACCTGACCGCGCGCGTCGACCTGGCCGAGACCAAGGCCCGGGTCCTGGCCATGGAATCCGTCTACTGGAGCCTGGGCATCCACGACCCCGAGTTCGTCACCCGGTTCGGTGACCGTGCGGTGATCGAGATCCTCAAGGCGAAGTCCGCCTGGGCCGTGCTGTCCTTCCGTACGGCCGGCCCCGCCGATCCCGATCTGGTGGCGGCCCAGCAGGCCACGGGCGGCCGCCTGACCGGGCCGCACCGCTACCGCGTCGTCATCTACCGGCCCGGTGCGGAGACCCGCCACCCCACCGACATCCAGAAGGTCGTGGTGCAGATCGAAGAGCGGGTGCTGGCCTTCACCGACGGGGCGGCGGTGCTGCTGAGCAGGGACGGAGGACCGTGGCGGCTCGACCGGTCGATGCCGACGTCCTGA